A portion of the Mesoplasma entomophilum genome contains these proteins:
- a CDS encoding ABC transporter permease — MSIVVLTSSLTIKDRLNHTYNSVVGDVKKFDYHISDQLSFIKNQPSTNKVSKQLILSFLPIDSRTIVNQVETVNINFNSIYGRTFITEAFEKDNRMLNTFISNTYNEDSSSNWNAFTSNAFFWTTRMLLLESFYTDLDLYYNHKDSSVDYLNYVPIVSYINQIEDKSFIEHDLNNIKINLSTKKFNENINENNTAFALNDLNNNNWQINDIIGIENKDIYLYASNAFSSVFAFIRDFLNNSIWGFARENRGKAIFQFLTGQDILYNWNQSNVSEEWIVNEQNKLYDSVVTGDTKEKNYIYVGNDNSSGVHAEIQKSGLKGKSTPIIAFYDEENKITKASSEYINLNPLSLNSDSLNDDWSGKFSAINNSDMSDYFFANLFSERNIEWLTWSQNSYSLFSDNSPWTNNMSNNYRMFLKIAASYSNFDIEFRKEFNVFDNLNQIQYKAVILDEYNHTNLKILNENEGGRLPLSHGEVLVSEQYAKAHKIKNNSVIKIGPQVLTVVGVATDTFFYYPIVDENVPLPQYRNSAIIYGSEETLFPIVQNSQSTSKEQISNTNINYFLWSKDDNVLKNFETFKSFTPLSQNVKTFDKSSYRMNWILQPLIVSGLLIAMISISVIVGIISLLGVIIYIKKMVNANIKQIAILKAMGVNSFSIAKSYAVIGLIITFIVIPVGWIVGTSVQLIFIKMFVPYFSVQISQISISIIALLIGIFAFGFAVIILSILFAYIETRKDVTLMLNKVGKIKQQAAIMNWINRVFANSKFTLRFSLIVSASAIRNTATTTFVIFISSFLIFFGLSIPALVETTKNGYYNHLNYNNYHRFAENVYNAPLSKSTISYTEDLKTIDKNFKSTALMDYYSNPTYSYDSSFDVSPLSKYVYSKNQDNNGQITNTFKYIVNDSSNNAIYSTDTEENTNNTGLFQLVTEQFGNNFANGIGSQFSVGMIDQALNVIMNSYYDATAYGTNAYSRINSDMDNLNKFNIITKNLTDAIPIILGAILGGGSGESTGNWKEDILSIILKNVPPYVEKYLQDPSRKEQYAFGYNVKKVTKNQDSLATNINVDTEKFKNMNFTGINPNQQAFELDNEKIFVSAKTATQIEMLINNQWDMTKSISENGFVYYDAQTKTLTVPIMPNNQAKNKYGLSNNKILQNEGVFGNQLKFKSKNDNQFLSLPKQAWVYNDSDFLNSDYFKTNLNQKDKDSSIKSNRTGVISDKNYLDPANLDNNKFTYKIQYTGENENILLDNNAYMFNDFAIDDNENGVSYVRPYYQYENIELYIPENLIGSVDEWANVSSKQPDKSKYFESNISGDNIPEDVKHAWESMYSSAKDSKYIKIKPYSLSYKKTDYKNKGLANLLEKESNYVWYANAMRDNLFKQENDTVKYLNSDLNIDYKVVGTLNSYNTSLILMDQKMANILSNYSLAKKQDVKNNVFEDTPKVKAGETITDNNGNQIVSEFDRYELRDDNQDIYLNDWTNMLSKGTNSTQYTQYMWSNTKYSNVEETIDLTTGIWQSVSENNGLLMLSQSPIGNISQAYTTSGIISSKLLSTEKELIKQITSLAIILGSFFIIIVIITASLLIMLIGDIYIASLQRFMILMKSFGYSNWKTQKYSFGVVSILAVFAWFISTLLATAAMSSVSIILASYGLAIPMALTWWPFIVSAIIIGLSFFGSLSVITRKIRKGDPAGLLSETHE, encoded by the coding sequence ATGTCTATAGTAGTCTTAACAAGTTCACTTACAATAAAAGATAGACTTAATCATACTTATAATTCAGTTGTAGGAGATGTTAAGAAATTTGATTATCACATTTCTGATCAATTATCTTTCATTAAAAATCAACCTTCAACTAATAAAGTTTCAAAACAATTAATCCTTAGTTTTTTACCAATTGATTCAAGAACAATTGTCAATCAAGTAGAAACAGTGAACATTAACTTTAATTCAATATATGGAAGAACATTTATTACAGAAGCTTTTGAAAAAGATAACAGAATGCTAAATACTTTTATTTCAAATACTTACAATGAAGATTCAAGTAGCAATTGAAATGCTTTTACATCAAATGCATTTTTTTGAACAACAAGAATGTTATTATTGGAAAGTTTTTATACAGATTTAGATCTTTACTATAATCATAAAGACTCAAGTGTAGATTATTTAAATTATGTTCCTATTGTTAGTTATATAAACCAAATAGAAGATAAAAGCTTTATAGAACATGATTTAAATAATATAAAAATAAATCTTTCAACCAAAAAATTTAATGAGAATATAAATGAAAATAACACTGCTTTTGCCCTTAACGATTTAAATAATAATAATTGACAGATTAATGATATTATTGGAATTGAAAATAAGGATATCTACTTATATGCATCAAATGCTTTTTCAAGTGTGTTTGCTTTTATAAGAGATTTTTTAAATAATTCTATTTGAGGTTTTGCAAGAGAAAATAGAGGAAAAGCTATTTTTCAATTTTTAACAGGTCAGGATATTCTATACAACTGAAATCAATCAAATGTATCCGAAGAGTGAATAGTTAATGAGCAAAACAAATTGTATGATTCTGTAGTAACAGGAGATACAAAAGAAAAAAACTACATATATGTGGGAAATGATAATAGTTCTGGTGTTCATGCAGAAATTCAAAAAAGTGGTTTAAAAGGTAAATCAACCCCAATTATTGCATTCTATGATGAAGAAAATAAAATAACTAAAGCTTCATCTGAATATATCAATTTAAATCCCTTAAGTTTAAATTCAGATAGTTTAAATGATGATTGAAGTGGTAAGTTCAGTGCAATTAATAATTCCGACATGTCTGATTATTTTTTTGCTAATTTATTTTCGGAAAGAAATATTGAATGATTAACTTGAAGTCAAAACAGTTATTCATTATTTAGTGATAATAGTCCATGAACAAATAACATGTCAAATAATTATAGAATGTTTTTAAAAATTGCAGCATCATACTCAAATTTTGATATTGAATTTAGAAAAGAATTTAATGTATTTGACAATTTAAATCAAATACAATATAAAGCTGTCATACTTGATGAATATAATCACACTAACTTAAAAATATTAAATGAAAATGAAGGTGGTAGATTACCTTTAAGTCATGGGGAAGTATTAGTTTCTGAACAGTATGCAAAAGCGCATAAAATTAAGAATAATTCAGTCATTAAAATAGGCCCTCAAGTTTTAACCGTTGTAGGTGTTGCGACTGACACATTTTTTTACTATCCAATTGTTGATGAAAATGTGCCATTACCTCAATATAGAAACTCAGCAATTATATATGGTAGTGAAGAAACTTTATTTCCAATAGTTCAAAATTCACAATCAACTTCAAAAGAACAAATATCTAATACAAATATTAATTATTTTTTATGATCTAAAGATGATAATGTTCTAAAAAACTTTGAAACTTTTAAATCATTTACTCCGTTATCACAAAATGTTAAAACTTTTGATAAATCAAGTTACAGAATGAATTGAATCCTTCAACCATTAATAGTTTCAGGGTTATTAATAGCTATGATATCAATATCTGTTATTGTTGGTATCATATCATTATTAGGAGTTATAATTTATATTAAAAAAATGGTTAATGCAAATATAAAGCAAATAGCAATATTAAAAGCCATGGGAGTGAATTCGTTCTCAATAGCAAAATCATATGCTGTTATTGGTTTAATAATAACCTTCATTGTAATACCTGTTGGTTGAATAGTTGGAACATCAGTACAACTAATATTTATTAAAATGTTTGTTCCGTATTTTAGTGTACAAATTTCACAAATATCAATTTCAATTATTGCTTTATTAATTGGAATATTTGCATTTGGTTTTGCTGTAATTATTTTGTCTATTTTGTTTGCATACATTGAAACAAGAAAAGATGTTACTTTAATGCTGAACAAGGTTGGTAAAATAAAACAACAAGCTGCAATAATGAACTGAATAAATAGAGTTTTTGCAAATTCAAAATTTACTTTAAGATTCAGTTTAATTGTAAGTGCATCGGCAATTAGAAATACAGCAACAACAACATTTGTAATTTTTATTTCTTCTTTCTTGATTTTCTTTGGCCTATCGATTCCCGCTTTAGTTGAAACAACTAAAAATGGTTACTATAACCATTTGAACTATAACAACTATCATAGATTTGCAGAAAATGTTTATAACGCGCCGTTGTCGAAATCGACAATTAGTTATACTGAAGATTTAAAAACAATAGACAAGAATTTTAAATCTACAGCTTTAATGGATTATTATTCAAATCCAACATATAGTTATGATTCATCATTTGATGTTTCTCCATTATCTAAATATGTTTATTCAAAAAACCAAGATAATAATGGACAAATCACAAATACATTCAAATATATTGTTAATGATTCAAGTAATAATGCGATTTATTCAACAGATACAGAAGAAAATACTAATAATACAGGATTATTTCAATTAGTTACTGAACAATTTGGTAATAACTTTGCAAATGGTATAGGTTCACAATTTAGTGTTGGTATGATAGATCAAGCATTGAATGTTATTATGAATTCTTATTATGATGCGACTGCTTATGGCACAAATGCTTATTCAAGAATAAATAGTGACATGGATAACTTAAATAAGTTTAATATTATTACAAAAAACTTAACAGATGCAATACCGATCATACTTGGTGCTATCTTGGGTGGAGGTTCAGGAGAGTCAACAGGTAATTGAAAAGAAGATATTCTGTCAATTATTTTAAAAAATGTTCCTCCTTATGTAGAAAAATATTTACAAGATCCCTCACGTAAAGAACAATATGCTTTTGGATATAATGTTAAAAAAGTTACTAAAAATCAAGATTCATTAGCTACAAATATAAATGTTGATACTGAAAAATTTAAAAATATGAATTTTACAGGTATAAACCCAAATCAACAAGCATTTGAATTGGACAATGAAAAAATATTTGTAAGTGCTAAAACAGCAACTCAAATTGAAATGTTAATAAATAATCAATGAGATATGACAAAATCAATTTCAGAAAATGGTTTTGTCTATTATGATGCCCAAACAAAAACTTTAACAGTTCCTATAATGCCAAATAATCAAGCAAAAAATAAATATGGCTTATCAAATAACAAAATTTTACAAAATGAAGGTGTGTTTGGAAATCAATTAAAATTTAAATCAAAAAATGATAATCAATTTTTAAGTTTACCAAAACAAGCTTGAGTATATAATGATTCAGATTTCTTGAATTCAGATTACTTTAAAACTAATTTAAATCAAAAAGATAAAGATTCAAGCATTAAAAGTAATAGAACAGGTGTTATAAGTGATAAAAACTATTTAGATCCTGCAAATCTTGATAACAATAAATTTACTTATAAGATCCAATATACTGGTGAAAATGAAAACATATTATTAGATAATAATGCGTACATGTTTAATGATTTTGCTATTGATGACAATGAAAATGGTGTAAGTTATGTTAGACCATACTATCAGTACGAAAATATTGAGTTATATATCCCCGAAAATTTAATTGGCTCAGTTGATGAATGAGCTAACGTTTCAAGTAAACAACCAGATAAATCAAAATACTTTGAATCAAATATTAGTGGTGATAATATACCAGAAGATGTTAAACATGCTTGAGAAAGCATGTACTCATCAGCAAAAGATTCCAAGTATATTAAAATTAAACCTTATTCTTTAAGTTATAAAAAAACTGATTACAAAAACAAAGGTTTAGCAAACTTGTTAGAAAAAGAATCTAATTATGTTTGATATGCAAATGCCATGAGAGATAATTTATTTAAACAAGAAAATGATACTGTTAAGTATTTAAATTCAGATTTAAATATAGACTATAAAGTTGTAGGAACATTAAATTCTTATAATACAAGTCTAATATTAATGGATCAAAAGATGGCTAATATTCTTTCAAATTATTCTCTAGCAAAAAAACAAGATGTTAAAAATAATGTTTTTGAAGATACTCCAAAAGTTAAAGCAGGAGAAACTATAACAGATAATAATGGAAATCAAATTGTCAGTGAGTTTGATAGATATGAATTGCGCGATGATAATCAAGATATTTATTTAAATGATTGAACTAATATGTTATCAAAAGGTACAAACTCAACTCAATATACTCAATACATGTGAAGCAATACAAAATATTCAAATGTTGAAGAAACAATTGATTTAACAACAGGTATTTGACAAAGTGTTTCAGAAAATAATGGATTATTAATGTTAAGTCAATCACCAATTGGAAACATATCTCAAGCATATACAACAAGTGGAATTATCAGTTCTAAGCTTCTTTCAACAGAAAAAGAATTGATTAAGCAAATAACAAGTTTAGCTATTATTTTAGGTTCATTCTTTATCATAATCGTAATTATCACAGCATCTTTATTAATAATGTTAATCGGAGATATTTACATAGCTTCACTACAAAGGTTTATGATATTAATGAAGTCATTCGGATATTCAAATTGAAAAACGCAGAAATATTCATTTGGGGTAGTTAGTATCCTGGCAGTATTTGCTTGATTTATATCAACACTATTAGCAACTGCAGCAATGTCTTCAGTTTCAATAATATTAGCCTCATATGGGCTTGCCATACCAATGGCTCTAACTTGATGACCATTTATTGTTTCAGCTATTATTATAGGATTATCTTTCTTTGGAAGTTTATCTGTTATAACTAGAAAAATAAGAAAAGGTGATCCAGCTGGATTATTAAGTGAAACTCACGAATAG
- a CDS encoding ABC transporter permease — MKKTSNWLLFKQGLKGIFKFKIQFVIILILSFLSIFILTTSISLRDRLNHTYNEVVKSVDKFDYEYADEFFGISGGVTSNSVSQNPMIMFVDPESYSTINGDSKTFNISFNEIYGGKTFITEAFLDQKMKSTYETSDWDLLTSKDFMVKTRNILLNYFYCDLVAALNGKETESSLNLEKAPIFAYALSLNKDEIRSDYEVIKKYQSIYPIDMYEIKEKDLFYFSTIAFSSIAAYISEINNTYNLNETNPGQLADVTYEIITGNSLRETPINPNLIVNNQNKYSLRVNNSTNSDALIKINSNSTLDIEQAIKTNGLKGISTPTFVQKNNKNNKVINLNSFKLQSAANGDDWSARLTAFDSTKINESFFNELMNDSNYDWILQGKNYANMNNKVANILSFTYKMQSDIAAIASNVDTEFRKEFSVFDNSSQVQYKVVVLDEMNHSNLKILNPDKGGRKPIAKGEILISEQFARARKIPLFSDLKVGAQNFTVVGYATDTFSYYPVVNDDLPIPQPKNTGIIYASLDTIKPLSQDAPSSNGEKITKTYAKRFVWTNEKSDMSLFNYLFATSQKPKTFSESVYRFSWDLQPQVVLAYSLFTIIVSLIIGAIALSGLLISLKKSIKANTKQIGILKALGVEPHNIALSYIAQSVIIAIFIIPLSWAIGLLVQSGFVHLFIPYFSIQLYQIQVSALPLILGFIFFGLLSVIVSFLVAWRLTNKPVIEILRVEETKKTHSWILNKMKNTVFNKSKFTLKFSITLASTNRKNIYLMTIVIFITSFLVSIGFTIPATVKTAQSAYYKNVEYSNSYNYIDNVSNAPLSKGTISYSKDPNVIDKDYTKHGDIYSYSNPSNYFESTYDSSPISKYLYNGMSANDKPVFSNTVKYLVSDSANMPSNSEGETEAKTGLFQIITEQFGNNFANGIGSQFSIGTIEQIFGLLSSSLYDATTLKPETNIAQEAYLTDALVQKKYDVITKNLTQAIPMILGSILGSNTSGGEKDWKEQILSVISSAAPAFVQSYIQDPSRVQQYGFGYGVKKIFKDSETFATNIQVSNSKNNINLTGLEKNQKAFTINDNLKNKLFVSEETLDKINNVFNGTKYDSDIVENGFKYYDHETNTINVPILPNRQALNSYELNKNATIDNIFTKQQQILFEHKNENNTTYDVLPKEAWIYDDSDFINSNYFNNSFGKDSEKAKTITNDRTGTYQTDKSYLSLYDLDNNKFTYKYLYDDQNILQKDSYLFNDFAVKNNEGISYVRPYYEFSNIKLFLPKALLNEEEKNGINKWANFNKKNGVKAEGYFENNVASNNIPSATKKAWESVYGTEASSKGYIMIKPYSLEYSFSKEESINRGLANIVQGQPLWFTDAMRANLFKQEITQVKYANTDLKVSLKSVGSLDSYNGRLTIVDQGLANLIGNFSISKKYDVNYNFFEPEIVIKAGQTINTNGAAFTSNYDKYKLHNENEDLYVSDYTKMLNNGADSLSYTQMMWNNAKFSNIDEAVDLTTGFFQTTQENNGILHLSQVPIGNISKEELRLQVADQKLLSIEKDLITQISQLAISIAMLIIVSVIITSSLLIILIGDIYITHYERFMILMKSFGYSNWKVQKYSFGTVTILSIIGWILATLLACGLIALIMFMLKMTGFAVPFIISWWPFVASLAVVSFSYFGSLILISRKVRKGDPAGLLMETHE, encoded by the coding sequence ATGAAAAAAACAAGTAATTGATTACTTTTTAAGCAAGGTTTAAAAGGTATATTTAAATTTAAAATTCAATTTGTTATTATTTTAATTCTTTCTTTTTTATCAATTTTTATTTTGACAACCTCTATTTCTTTAAGAGATAGATTAAACCATACTTACAACGAAGTTGTAAAAAGTGTTGATAAGTTTGATTATGAATATGCTGATGAATTTTTTGGTATCTCTGGTGGGGTTACATCAAATAGTGTTTCACAAAATCCAATGATAATGTTTGTTGACCCAGAATCATACTCAACAATTAATGGAGATTCTAAAACTTTTAATATTTCTTTTAATGAAATATATGGTGGTAAAACTTTTATAACTGAAGCATTTCTAGATCAAAAAATGAAAAGCACATATGAAACAAGCGATTGAGATCTTTTAACTAGTAAAGATTTTATGGTAAAAACAAGAAACATATTATTAAATTATTTTTACTGTGATTTAGTTGCAGCTTTAAATGGAAAAGAAACAGAAAGTTCTCTCAATTTAGAAAAAGCACCAATTTTTGCTTATGCTTTATCTTTAAACAAAGATGAAATAAGATCTGATTATGAAGTTATTAAAAAATACCAATCAATATATCCAATTGATATGTATGAAATAAAAGAAAAGGATTTGTTTTATTTTTCAACAATAGCATTTAGCAGTATTGCCGCATACATTTCTGAAATTAATAATACGTACAATTTGAATGAAACAAATCCAGGTCAACTTGCAGATGTAACATATGAAATAATTACAGGTAATAGTTTAAGAGAAACTCCTATTAATCCTAATTTAATTGTTAATAATCAAAATAAATATTCACTTAGAGTAAACAATTCAACAAATAGTGATGCCTTAATAAAAATTAATTCAAACTCTACACTGGACATTGAACAGGCTATAAAAACAAATGGATTAAAAGGCATATCTACTCCAACATTTGTTCAAAAAAATAACAAAAATAATAAAGTTATAAACCTTAATTCATTTAAATTACAATCAGCTGCAAATGGTGATGATTGGTCTGCTAGGCTAACAGCGTTTGACTCTACTAAAATTAATGAAAGCTTCTTTAATGAGTTAATGAATGATTCTAATTATGATTGAATTTTGCAAGGCAAGAATTATGCAAATATGAATAATAAAGTAGCTAATATATTATCTTTTACATACAAAATGCAATCTGATATTGCAGCAATTGCTTCAAATGTAGATACAGAGTTCAGAAAAGAATTTTCAGTATTTGATAATTCATCACAAGTTCAGTATAAAGTTGTTGTTTTAGATGAAATGAATCACTCAAATTTAAAAATATTAAATCCCGATAAGGGAGGAAGAAAACCAATTGCAAAAGGTGAGATATTAATTTCTGAACAATTTGCTAGAGCAAGAAAAATACCGTTATTTTCAGATTTAAAAGTAGGAGCTCAGAACTTTACTGTTGTTGGATATGCTACAGATACATTTTCATATTATCCTGTTGTAAACGATGACTTACCAATACCACAACCTAAAAACACGGGAATTATTTATGCATCATTAGATACAATAAAACCATTAAGTCAAGATGCACCTTCTTCAAATGGAGAAAAAATAACTAAAACATATGCAAAAAGATTTGTTTGAACAAATGAAAAATCAGACATGAGCTTATTCAATTATTTATTTGCCACATCTCAAAAACCAAAAACATTTTCTGAATCTGTATACAGATTTTCTTGAGACTTACAGCCTCAAGTTGTATTGGCATATAGTTTATTTACCATCATAGTATCATTGATAATAGGTGCAATAGCTTTATCTGGTTTATTGATATCACTTAAAAAGTCAATCAAGGCAAATACAAAACAAATAGGTATTTTAAAAGCATTGGGTGTGGAACCACATAACATTGCTTTATCTTACATAGCACAATCAGTTATTATTGCTATATTTATTATTCCATTAAGTTGAGCTATAGGATTACTAGTTCAATCTGGATTTGTACATTTATTTATTCCATATTTCAGTATTCAATTATATCAAATCCAAGTTTCTGCTTTACCACTTATTTTGGGATTCATATTTTTTGGTTTATTGTCTGTGATCGTTTCATTCTTGGTTGCATGAAGACTAACAAATAAACCTGTTATTGAAATTTTAAGGGTTGAAGAAACTAAAAAAACTCATTCTTGAATTTTAAATAAAATGAAAAATACAGTTTTCAATAAATCTAAATTTACTTTAAAATTTAGTATAACTCTAGCTTCAACAAATAGAAAAAATATATATTTAATGACAATAGTTATTTTTATAACATCATTTTTAGTTTCAATAGGATTCACTATTCCAGCAACTGTAAAAACAGCTCAATCTGCATATTATAAAAATGTTGAATATTCAAATAGTTATAATTATATTGACAACGTTTCTAATGCGCCATTGTCTAAAGGCACAATAAGTTATTCAAAAGATCCTAATGTAATAGACAAAGATTATACTAAACATGGGGACATTTATTCATATTCAAATCCTTCAAATTATTTTGAATCAACGTATGATTCATCACCAATTTCTAAGTACTTGTATAATGGAATGAGTGCTAATGATAAACCTGTATTTTCAAATACAGTTAAGTATTTAGTTTCTGATTCAGCAAACATGCCATCAAACAGTGAAGGTGAAACTGAAGCTAAAACTGGATTATTCCAAATTATTACAGAACAATTTGGTAATAACTTCGCTAATGGAATAGGTTCTCAATTTTCAATCGGAACTATTGAGCAAATTTTTGGTCTTTTATCAAGTTCACTTTATGATGCAACTACACTAAAACCTGAAACAAATATTGCTCAAGAAGCATATTTAACTGACGCTTTAGTTCAAAAGAAATATGATGTTATTACTAAGAACTTAACTCAAGCTATTCCAATGATATTAGGAAGCATATTAGGATCAAACACAAGTGGTGGTGAAAAAGATTGAAAAGAACAAATATTATCAGTTATATCATCAGCAGCCCCAGCATTTGTTCAAAGTTATATTCAAGACCCTTCAAGAGTCCAACAGTATGGATTTGGATATGGTGTTAAAAAAATTTTTAAAGACAGTGAAACTTTTGCAACAAATATTCAAGTTTCAAACAGTAAAAATAATATTAATCTAACTGGTTTGGAAAAAAATCAAAAAGCATTTACAATAAATGATAATTTAAAAAATAAACTTTTTGTAAGTGAAGAGACTTTAGACAAAATAAATAATGTCTTCAATGGCACAAAATATGATTCTGATATTGTAGAAAATGGCTTTAAATATTATGATCATGAAACAAACACAATAAATGTGCCGATCTTACCTAATAGACAAGCTTTAAATTCATATGAGTTAAATAAAAATGCCACAATTGATAATATTTTCACAAAACAACAACAAATTTTATTCGAACATAAAAATGAAAATAACACAACATATGATGTTCTGCCAAAAGAAGCATGAATATATGATGATTCTGATTTTATTAATTCAAATTACTTTAATAATTCTTTTGGTAAAGATAGCGAAAAAGCTAAAACTATAACAAATGATAGAACAGGTACATATCAAACAGATAAAAGTTATTTAAGTTTATATGATTTAGATAATAATAAATTCACATATAAATATTTATACGATGACCAGAATATCCTTCAAAAGGATAGCTATTTATTTAATGATTTTGCTGTTAAAAATAATGAAGGAATTTCATATGTTAGACCATATTATGAATTCTCAAATATTAAATTGTTCCTGCCTAAGGCATTATTAAATGAAGAAGAAAAAAATGGAATAAATAAATGAGCAAATTTTAACAAAAAAAATGGTGTAAAAGCTGAAGGATACTTTGAAAACAATGTAGCCTCAAACAATATACCATCAGCTACTAAAAAAGCATGAGAATCAGTTTATGGAACTGAAGCTAGTTCTAAAGGCTACATAATGATAAAGCCTTATTCATTGGAATATAGTTTTTCTAAAGAAGAATCAATTAACAGAGGTTTAGCAAATATCGTACAAGGACAACCTTTGTGATTTACTGATGCAATGAGAGCAAACTTATTTAAACAAGAAATAACTCAAGTTAAGTATGCAAATACTGATTTAAAAGTTAGTTTAAAATCTGTTGGGAGTCTTGATTCATATAATGGTCGTTTAACAATTGTTGATCAGGGATTAGCAAACTTAATTGGTAATTTCTCAATTAGCAAAAAATACGATGTTAATTATAATTTCTTTGAGCCAGAAATTGTAATTAAAGCAGGACAAACTATTAACACTAATGGTGCAGCATTTACATCTAATTATGATAAGTATAAATTGCATAACGAAAATGAAGATTTATATGTTTCAGATTATACAAAAATGCTAAATAATGGTGCTGATTCGCTTAGTTATACACAAATGATGTGAAACAATGCTAAATTTTCTAATATTGATGAAGCAGTTGATCTAACTACTGGATTCTTTCAAACAACACAAGAGAATAATGGTATTCTGCATTTATCACAAGTACCAATAGGTAATATATCTAAAGAAGAATTGAGATTGCAAGTAGCTGATCAAAAATTATTAAGTATTGAAAAAGACTTAATAACGCAAATTTCTCAATTAGCAATTTCAATTGCAATGTTAATTATTGTAAGTGTTATCATAACATCTTCGTTACTAATTATATTAATCGGAGATATTTATATAACGCATTATGAAAGATTTATGATTTTAATGAAATCATTTGGTTATTCAAATTGAAAAGTTCAGAAATACTCATTTGGAACAGTAACTATTTTATCTATTATTGGATGAATATTAGCTACATTACTAGCATGTGGATTAATAGCATTAATTATGTTCATGCTTAAAATGACAGGATTTGCTGTCCCATTCATTATTTCTTGGTGACCATTTGTAGCCAGTTTAGCTGTTGTTTCTTTTTCTTATTTTGGAAGTTTAATTTTAATTTCTAGAAAAGTAAGAAAAGGAGATCCAGCAGGTCTGTTGATGGAAACTCACGAATAA
- a CDS encoding DJ-1 family glyoxalase III, giving the protein MKKVAIILHKNFEESEAIVTIDILRRSEIIVDIYNLQEKDFQVGSHNIIVKTEYKVESLNSDDYDGIVIPGGPGVNDLFDNEILLNLIRDFNSSNKMISAICAAPQILGQAGIIDGIKIVKFPTSNKYLEKAFIQEKDSIIDKNIVTGSSIGTVVPFALNIIEYLQGKEQKEKIKQQLVII; this is encoded by the coding sequence ATGAAAAAAGTAGCAATTATTTTGCATAAAAATTTTGAAGAATCAGAAGCTATTGTAACAATAGATATATTGAGAAGATCTGAAATCATTGTAGATATATACAATCTTCAAGAAAAAGATTTTCAAGTAGGTTCTCATAATATAATTGTAAAAACAGAATATAAGGTTGAATCATTGAATTCAGATGATTATGATGGAATCGTTATACCTGGAGGACCCGGGGTAAATGATTTATTTGATAATGAAATATTATTAAATTTAATAAGAGATTTTAATAGTAGTAACAAAATGATTAGTGCCATATGTGCTGCACCACAAATCTTAGGTCAAGCTGGCATTATTGATGGTATTAAAATTGTAAAATTCCCTACTTCTAATAAATATTTAGAAAAAGCTTTTATTCAAGAAAAAGATAGTATTATAGACAAAAATATCGTTACAGGATCAAGTATTGGAACAGTAGTCCCATTTGCCTTAAATATAATAGAATATCTACAAGGGAAAGAACAAAAAGAAAAAATTAAACAACAACTTGTAATTATTTAA